A segment of the Amycolatopsis thermophila genome:
TCGGCGAGCAGTTCCTCGTGGCGGGGGTGCGGGGCCTTCGCCAGCTCCTGCCGCGGCCGCTCCAGCACGTGACGGGCCCAGTCGTCGAAGTTCACGATCCGCCGCGCCATGCCGCGCGGGTGCAGGGCCAGGCGCAGCACGTTGACCGGCGGTTCGAGCAGTTCCGGCGCGGCGCCCTCGGTGAGCAGGTCCGCGGCCTTGTTCGCGGCGACGAGGTCACCGAAGCGGTCCACCACGATCGCAGGGTACGGCTCGTGGCCCTCCAGGAGCTTTTCCAGCGCGTCGAGCACCGGCCGCAGCGCCGGGTCGGTCACGTCGGTCTCCGGGTAGGTGGGGGCGTAGCCGGCGGTGAGCAGCAGCGCGTTGCGTTCGCGCAGCGGGAGCTGCAACGACTCGGCGACGCGCACCACCATGCCGCGCCCGGGCACCGACCGGCCGCTCTCCATGAAGCTGACGTGCCGCTGCGTGGTACCGGCGCGCAGGGCCAGCTCCAGCTGCGACAGGCGCCGTCGTCTGCGCCAGTCCTTGAGGGCACTTCCGAAAGCCGTCGTCACCCCGCATGCTTACTACCGGCAGTGCGCTGCCCGCCATTCCCCGCGGGGAATGACCCGCCAGGAGGTGCCGGATGCCCGAGCGGTTCACGGATGAGGAGCTGGACTTCCTCCGCTTCGCACGCTTCGGCGAGCTGCCGCCGCGCGTGCCGCCGGAGCAACTCGTGGAGGTCGTGGAGACCGAGCAACCGGACCTGCCACCGGCGCGGCCGGTGTTCGACCTCGGACCCGGCGGGCCGGCCTGACCACCGCGACGGCGCGGCGTGCCCACCCGGAAACATGGCGGGCGAACTCGGCGGCGGGGGCGTATTCCCTGACGGGAATTGCCGCTGTCCCGCCCCGGCGCGAGTCTCGGCGGCGTGCAGATCGGACTTCTCCTCCCCACCGGGCAGGCCCAGCTCCAGTCGGGCGGCTCGGCCGCGAACGTCGTCGACATCGCCGTCCGGGCCGAGCGGCTCGGCTTCGACTCGGTCTGGGCCGGGGACTCGCTGTCCCGCGCCCGGATCGAACCGCTCACCCTGCTCACCGCCGTCGCGCAGGCCACCGACACGATCAGGCTCGGCACCGCGACCCTCATCCCCGCCTACCGCCACCCCGCGCAGGCCGCCCTCACGATCTCCTCGCTCGACCTCGTCTCCGGCGGACGCCTGGTCCTCGGCGTCGGCGGCGGGTTCCCCGGTCGCAGCGAGCACGAGTTCGACCTGGTCGGCGTCGACCCCAAGACGCGCTTCTCGCACCTCGACGACACCGTGACCTTGTGGAAGCAGCTGTGGACCGGCCGCCCGACGTCGTTCTCCGGCAAGGTGCTGCACTACGACTGGCTGCCCGAGGTGCCGCGCCCGGTCCAGCCGGGCGGCCCGCCGGTGTGGCTCGCCGGCATCACCCCGGCGGCGCTGCGCCGCGCGGGCCGGCTCTACGACGGGTGGTTGCCCTACCCGCCCGACCCCGCCGACTACGCGAGCGGTCTGGCGACCATCCGCGAGCAGGGCCGCGACGTCACCCCGGCCCTCTTCGCCACCGTCCACCTCGGCGAGGGCACGGCCGCGCTCGAGGAGTACTGCCAGGCCACCTACCAGGCCTCACTCGACTGGGTGAGCAAGATCCAGGTGATGATCTCCGGCGGCCCGGAGTCGGTGATCGCCCAGCTCAGGCGCTTCGCCGACGCCGGTGCCCGGCACATCCTGCTGCGCGTCGCGGCCCTCGATCCCGCTGCCATCGACCACCAGCTCGCGGGACTCGCCGAAATTTTGTCGCCCCTGCGACGTACCCTGGAACCCGAGAGCCCCTGATCCCTCCGCGAACCCGGGCAGGGGTGTGCCCGCGTGCTCCAGGGAGATCGTTTCCGTGACCGACCCGCAGTTGTCCGGCCTGCTCTCCGCCGTCCTGCCCGACCCTGCCCTGCGCGCGGTGGTCGAGCGGGCCGGCGCACCCCTGCTGGAGCTGGACGGCGCCACCACCACCCGCCAGCTGGTGGTCGCCGCGCTCGCCGCCGACGCCGGGGCCGGCCGCCCGGTGCTGGCCGTCACCGCCACCGGCCGCGAGGCCGAGGAGCTGACCGCCGCCCTGGCGAGCCTGCTCGGCGAGGACGCGGTGGCCGACTTCCCGTCCTGGGAGACGCTGCCGCACGAACGCCTCTCGCCGCGGGCGGACACCGTCGGCCGTCGCCTGGACGTGCTGCACCGCCTGCGCACCGACCGCGCCCCGCGCGTGGTCGTCGCCACGGTGCGCAGCCTGATCCAGCCGATGGCGCCCGGGCTGGGCAGCCTCGCGCCGGTCGAGCTGAAGGTCGGCGAGGAGTCGGAGTTCGAGCCCCTGCTGGAGCGGCTCGTCGAGCTCGCCTACACCCGCGTCGACATGGTCGAGAAGCGCGGCGAGTTCGCCGTCCGCGGTGGCATCCTGGACGTCTTCCCGCCCACGGCCGACCACCCCTACCGCGTCGAGTTCTGGGGCGACGAGGTCAGCGAGGTCCGCGCGTTCGCGGTGTCGGACCAGCGGTCGCTGCCCGGCGAACTGACCTACGTGTACGCGCCGCCGTGCCGCGAGCTGCTGCTCACGCCCGACGTGAAGGCCCGCGCCGGTGAGCTGGCCGAGCAGTACGAGGCCGACGCGCAGCTGGCGGAGATGCTCACCAAGCTCGCCGGCGGCATCCCGGTCGAGGGCATGGAGGCCCTGATCCCGGTGCTGTGCGAGGGCGAGCTGGAGCTGCTCACCGACGCCATGCCCGAGGGCACCCACGTCGTACTGGCCGACCCGGAGAAGATCCGCGCCCGCGCCGCCGACCTGGTGCGCACCGGCCAGGAGTTCCTCGAGGCGTCCTGGATGTCCGCCGCAGGCGGCGGACAGGCGCCGATCGACCTGGGCGCCTCGGCCTACCGCAACCTCGAAGAGGTCGCCAAGCACGCCGGCGAGACCGGCCGCCCGTGGTGGACGCTGTCTCAGCTGACCAGCGAGGACGCCGACGTCATCCAGGTCGGCATCGAGTCCTCGCCGTCCTACCGGGGCGATCTGGAGCGGGCGGTCACCGACCTGCGCGCCCACCTGGCCGCGAACGGCACCGCCGTCCTGGTGGTCGCCGGGCACGGCACCGCGTCGCGCGCCGTCGAACAGCTCTCCGCGGCCGGGATCTCCGCCACCCACGCCGCGGACGGTCTGCACGACCGGCCCGCGCCGGGCATCGTCACCGTCGTCTGCGGCGGGCTCGCCGAGGGGTTCGTCGCGCCCGGGCTGAGCCTGGTCGTCCTCACCGAGGCCGACCTGACCGGCCGCGGCGCCACCGCCGGGTCCGCGACGCGGGACCTGGGCGCGAAGATGCCTTCGCGCCGCCGCAACGCGGTCGACCCGCTGGCGCTCAGGCCGGGCGACTACGTGGTGCACGACCAGCACGGCATCGGCCGGTTCGTGGAGATGGTGCAGCGCACCGTCGGCGGCGCGACCCGCGAGTACCTGGTGCTGGAGTACGCCTCGTCCAAGCGGGGCCACCCGGGCGACCGGCTGTACGTGCCCAGCGACCAGCTCGACGAGGTGTCCCGTTACGTCGGGGGCGAGCTGCCCACGCTCAACAAGCTCGGCGGCTCGGACTGGAAGAACACCAAGGCCAAGGCGCGCAAGGCGGTCAAGGAGATCGCCGCGGAGCTGGTGCAGCTCTACGCCGCCCGGCAGGCCTCGCCCGGTCACCCGTTCGGCCCGGACACGCCGTGGCAGCGCGAGCTCGAGGACGCGTTCCCGTTCACCGAGACCAACGACCAGCTCGCCGCCATCGACGAGGTCAAGGCCGACATGGAGCGCGGCGTGCCGATGGACCGCGTCATCTGCGGTGACGTCGGCTACGGCAAGACCGAGATCGCCGTGCGCGCGGCGTTCAAGGCGGTCCAGGACGGCAAGCAGGTCGCGGTGCTGGTGCCCACCACGCTGCTGGCCCAGCAGCACCTCAACACGTTCAGCCAGCGCATGGCGTCGTTCCCGGTGACGATCAAGGGCCTGTCCCGGTTCACCGACAAGGCGGAGGCGGAGACGACGCTGGCCGGGCTCGCCGACGGCGAGGTCGACATCGTGATCGGCACGCACCGCCTGCTGCAGACCGGCATCCGCTACAAGGACCTCGGCCTGGTCATCGTCGACGAGGAGCAGCGGTTCGGCGTCGAGCACAAGGAACACATCAAGGCGCTGCGCACGCACGTCGACGTGCTCACCATGTCGGCCACGCCGATCCCGCGGACGCTGGAGATGTCGCTGGCCGGGATCCGCGAGATGTCGACGATCCTGACCCCGCCGGAGGACCGGCACCCGATCCTGACCTACGTCGGCGCGTACGACGACAAGCAGGTCGGCGCGGCGATCCGGCGCGAGCTGCTCCGCGACGGGCAGGTCTTCTACGTGCACAACCGCGTCTCGTCGATCGAGAAGGCCGCGAAGCGGTTGCGCGAGCTGGTGCCGGAGGCGCGGGTGGTCACCGCGCACGGGCAGATGAACGAGGAGAAGCTCGAGAAGATCATCCAGGGTTTCTGGGAGCGCGAGTACGACGTGCTGGTCTGCACGACGATCGTGGAGACCGGCCTGGACATCTCGAACGCGAACACGCTGATCGTCGAGCGCGGCGACCTGCTCGGCCTGGCGCAGCTGCACCAGCTGCGCGGGCGCGTCGGCCGCGGTCGCGAACGCGGCTACGCCTACTTCCTGTACCCGCCGGAGAGCCCGCTGACCGAGACCGCGCACGACCGGCTCGCGACCATCGCGCAGAACACCGAGCTGGGCGCGGGCATGGCGGTCGCGATGAAGGACCTGGAGATCCGCGGCGCGGGCAACATCCTCGGCGCCGAGCAGTCCGGGCACATCGCCGGTGTCGGCTTCGACCTCTACGTGCGCCTCGTCGGCGAGGCGGTGGACGTGTTCCGCCGCAGCGCCGGTGACGCGCCCGCCGAGGAGGAGGAGCTGCGCGAGGTGCGGGTCGACCTGCCGATCGACGCGCACATCCCGCACGACTACGTGCCCGGCGAGCGGCTGCGCCTGGAGGCCTACCGCAAGATCGCCGCCGCGGTGGACGAGGACGAGCTGCGCGGCGTCGAGGAGGAGCTGGTCGACCGCTACGGCCAGCCACCCGCCCCGGTGCGCCGGCTGCTGGCGGTGGCCCGGTTCCGGCACGTCTGCCGCGCCGCGGGTGTCACCGAGGTGGCCACGCAGGGCAACAACATCCGGTTCGCGCCGCTGGAGCTGATGGACTCGCAGCTGGTGCGGCTCAAGCGGCTGTACCCGAAGGCCAACTACAAGGCCACGATGCGCACGGTGTCGCTGCCGAAGCCGACCGAGGGCCCGGCCGGCGGCCGGATGGGCGCGCCGCCGTTGCGCGACGACGCGCTGCTGGACTGGTGCACCAAGCTCCTGATCAACTTGACCAAGAAGCCCGCCCCCGTCGGCTGAGGAGATGCAGATGGTCACCCGCAATGAAGAGAAGAGCCGCTACGAGATCTTCGTCGACGACAAGCTGGGCGGGTTCGCGGAGTACCGCGAGCGCGGCGACAACGTGATCTTCACGCACACCGAGATCGACGACGCGTTCTCCGGTCAGGGGCTCGGCTCGAAGCTCGCCTCCGCGGCGATCGCCGATGCGGTGGAGCGCGGCAAGACGATCGTGCCGCTGTGCCCGTTCATCGCGGCCTACCTGCGCAAGCACCCCGAGCACGACGCGCACGTGCGCTGGCCGAAGGGCGACTGATTTTTCCGGCCGCGTTCCCTTCGCCCGGTCGGGCGGATGTGAGAGGGTACGGGTTGTGATGCGGATCATGGGTCGCTCCCGGTCGCTGCTCGTCGCGCTCACCGGCTGTCTCGTGCTCGCCGGCTGCGGGTCCGGGCCGAGCCAGGTGGGTGCGGCGGTCATCTCCGGCGACCGCGTGACCACGGTGGACCAGGTGCAGGACCTGCTCGACAAGGCCGTGCGGGAACAGCCCGCCGCGCAACAGCTGTCCCAGCAGCGCAAGCTCGATCTGCTCGGGCGCGAACTGGTGCGGCAGCTGGTGATCCACGACGCGATCGTCCGGGCCGCTCAGCGGGAGGGGCTGGTCGCGGACCCGCAGCTGCTGGAGCAGACCCTGGCCAACGACCCGCTGGCCAGCCCGGTGCCGACGACGGCCACCGACCCTTCGCAGCTGGCGCAGCAGGTCGCCAACCGGGTGCGCGACCACCGCGAGGTGATCACCGACAGCCTGCTGCTGCAGGCGCTCGGGCAGAAGTACGTCGACCGCCTGTCCGTCACCTTCGACTACACCTCGGTGGTGTCCGACGACGGCAGCGCCCAGCCGGTCGACCGGCGCGAGAAGGCGATCGCCAAGGCCGAGCAGATGGCCGCGAGCCCGGCGGCCGCCGCCGAGGTCATCCGGGCCGACGCGGCCGCGGGGCAGCAGACGAGCGTCGGCGAGAGCGTGCCGGCCGCGCAGGCGCCCGCACTGGCCACGATGGTCCTGTTCGGGGTCGAGCCGGGCACGGTGGTGGCGTTCCAGCCGAGCCAGGAGCAGGAGGTGTGGATCGTCGCGATCGTGCGGCAGCGCGATCTGACCACGCCCGCCGTCACCGATCAGGCCGCGCAGCCGACGGGTCTGCAGCTCGCCGGGATCGGTCAGCGGCTGCTCCAGCCCGACATCGACCAGGCCGGCGTTCGGGTCAACCCGCGCTACGGCGTGTGGGATCCTGTGGCCATGAACCTCGCTCCGAGCAGCGCCGAGACCGCCGGTGTCGTGCTGCCGGTGAAGGGCGCCGCGCAGCCGTGACGGTCGTGCTCCTGCCCTTCCCGGACGCCGGGATCCCGCCGGCCGCCGTGCCGTTCCTGCGTGGCGCCCACGCGGTCTACGCGTCGGGCATCGACAGCGAGCTGGCCGATCTGCTGGGCGCGAAACCGGCGCCGGAGGACCTGGCCGGGGAAACCGGGCCGGTCGTGCTGTTCGCGGCGGACGCGGCGGATCCCGCGGTGGCGGCCATGGTGCGGGCCGGGTCGCGGGTGATCGCGCAGCCGGCCGGGGCGGGCCTGGTCGAGGCGGCGCAGGTGATGGACCGGTTGCGTTCCCCGGGCGGCTGCCCGTGGGACGCCGAGCAGACGCACGACTCGCTGCGGCAGTACCTGGTCGAGGAGACTTACGAGCTGCTGGAGGCCATCGAGGAGGGCGACCGGGCCGCGCTGCGCGAGGAGCTCGGCGACGTGCTGCTCCAGGTGCTCTTCCACGCGCGGGTGGCCGCCGAGGACGACGGCGACCCGTTCGACATCGACGTGGTGGCCTCCGCACTGGTGGCCAAGCTGGTCGGACGGCACCCGCACATCTTCAGCGACGCCGAGCGCGTGCACACCGCCGCGCACCAGCAGGTGCGGTGGGAGGAGCTGAAGCAGGCCGAGAAGCAGCGTGAGTCCAGTGTGGACGGTGTCGCGCTCGGGCAGCCCGCGGTGGCGCTGGCCGGGAAGCTGGGGCAGCGCACGAAGCGGGCCGGACTGCCCGCCGACCTGTTCCCGGCCGGGGATTCCGCGGCGGAGCAGTTGTTCCGGCTGGCCGCCGAGGCGCGGCGGAACGGGATCGACCCCGAGGGCGAGCTGCGCGCAGTCGCGAAGCGGTTCGCGGCCGACGTGCGGGCGGCGGAGAAGTCGGCCCGCGCCGCCGGGCTGGACCCGGCGGACCTGGACGCCCGCGCCTGGCGCGAGCACTGGCCCCAGCAGAGCAGCGATTCGCCCTAGTAGCCGGTCTGGCTGAGGTGCCGGGTGGCGCGGAAGTCGGCCCGCGGCGCGGGGGCTGGATCTGGTGGCTCTGGGCGCTGGTGCATAGCACTGGCTGCGCAGTGTCCTCAGCCGAACAGCGTCTCGCCCTAGTAGCCGGTCTGGCTGAGGTGCCGGGCGGCGGAGCGGTCCGCCCGTGCCGCGGGGCTGGACCCGGCAGGCCTGGACGTTCGCACCTGGTGCGAGCACTGGCCCCCGCCGAGCAGCGATTCGCCCCAGTAGCCGGGTGGGGGTGGATCGGGTGGGCCTGGACGCTCGTGCCTGGCGTGCGCACTGACCTCAGCCGAACAGCGTCTCGCCCCAGTAGCCCGTCTCGTTGACGCCCGGCGGCACCGCGAACAGTGCCGAACCCGTGTGCTCGATGTACTCCATCATGGCGTCCTTAGCCGACAACGCCTTCTGCATCGGGACGAACTGGGTGCGCGGGTCGCGGTTGAAGCACAGGAAGAACAGCCCCGCCTCCAGGTGCCCGAGCCCGTCCGACCCGTCCACGAAGTTGTAGCCCCGCCGCAGGATCCGCACGCCGTTGAGGTTCTCGGCGGACGCCAGCCGGATGTGGGCGTCGGCCGGGATGAGGGGCCGTCCGCCGGCGCCGCCGACGTGCAGGTCGACCGGGTCGAACTCGGCGGCCTGGCCGAGCGGCGCCCCGGTGCCCTTCGTGCGGCCGACGACCTGCTCCTGCTCGTCCAGCGAGGTGCGGTCCCACGTCTCGATGTGCATGCGGATCCGCCGCGCCACCAGGTAGCTGCCGCCGGCCAGCCAGTCCGGTCCGTCGCCGGGCGCGACCCACACGTGCTGCGCCAGTGCGTCGGTGTCCTCGGCCTTGAGGTTGTTCGTGCCGTCCTTGAAGCCGAACAGGTTCCGGGGCGTCACCTGCGTCCGGGACGTCGAGGCGCTGCGCCCGAACCCGAGCTGCGACCAGCGCACCTCCGTCGTGCCGAACCCGATCCGCACCAGGTTGCGCACCGCGTGCACCGCCACCTGCGGGTCGTTCGCACACGCCTGGATGCACAGGTCGCCACCGCTTCGGGCCGGGTCGAGGTTGTCCTTGGGGAACGCCGGCAGCTCGGCCAGGGCCTCCGGGCGCTTGCCCGCGAGCCCGAACCGGTCGTCGAACAGCGACGGGCCGAAGCCGATCGTCAGCGTCAGCGACGCGGCTGGCAGGTCGAGCGCCTCACCGGTGTCGCCGGGCGGGGCGGCACCGGCGCCGCCCACCGCGCCGTTCGCGACGACCTCGTGGCCGCCGGTCATGCGCCGCGCCGCGTCGGTCCACTTCCGCAGCAGCGAGATCAGCTTCGCCCGGTCCTTCGTCGTCACGTCGAGCGCGGCGAAGTGCAGGTGCTCCTGAGCGGGCGTGACGATGCCGGCCTGGTGCTCGCCGTGGAACGGCACGATGTCCGTGGTGGCCGAGGCCTCCGGGGCGGACAGGGCGTGGTCGATCCCGGCACCGGCCGCCGCGCCGGCTCCGGCGAGGACGACGCCGGCACCGGTGATGCCGAACAGCCGGCGCCGGGACACCTGGGTCATTGCGCGACGACCTCCGCGACCTTGCTCAGCGGCTCGCTCAGCGCGTCGACTGCCGAGGCGAACTGCCGGACCTGCTCCTGGGTGAGTTCGGTGTAGTACTTGAACCCGTCACCGGCCCGCTCGGCGTCCAGCAGCGTCTGCACGTTCTTGAACTCGGTGTCCACTTGGGACACCAGCTGCGGGTCGCGCTCCTGCAGGACCGGCCGCAGCGCCTGGATCGCGGCCTCGGAGCCGTCCAGGTTGGCCTGGAAGTCCCACAGGTCGGTGTGCGAGAAGGTCTCCTCCTCGCCGGTGATCTTGCCGGTGGCGACCTCGTCGAGCAGTCCCTTGGCGCCGTTGGCCAGGTCGAGCGCGGACAGCTGGATCGCCTTGGCCTGGGCCACCAGCGTGGTGACGTCGGCGACGAGCTTGTCGGCGATCTGGGCGCTGTCGGCCTGCAGGCCGGTGGACCACAGGTCCTTCTCGAGCCGGTGGAAGCCGGTGAACTGCTGGCCCTCCTCGAGGTCGGCCTCGCGCACGTCGATGGCCGGGTCGAGGTCGCCGAACTTCTCCGCGACCGGCTCGATGCGCTCGTAGTACACGCGGGTGGGGGCGTAGCGGGCCTTGGCGTCCTCGACGTTGCCGGACTTGACCGCGTCGGCGAACTTCCGGGTCTCGGTGAGCAGCGCGTCGCTCTGGCTGGCCACGTAGGTGGAGTAGCTCCTGGTGGCGTCGGCCAGCTTCGTGTTGGCGTCGGCCTGCCGGGTCGCGCCGCCGGTGACGGTGAAGGCGGCCCGGATGCCGTCGCCCGTCATGCCGGGCTTGCACGCCGTCTGGTAGGTGCCCGCGTCGGGGACCTCGATGGTCAGCTTGCGGGTCAGGCCGGGCGCGATGTTCTCGACCTCGCCCATGATCCGGTCGCCCTCGGCGTAGAGGTAGAACTCGGTGACCTTGGTGCCCTTGTTGGTCACCTCGAACGTCAGGTTGCCGGCGTTCGCGGTGGTCGTCGAGACGGCGCAACCGGTGTCGGTGGCCTCGACGGTGATGGGGCCGCCGTCCGCCGCGGTCTTCTGGTCACCGCCCGAGCACGCGGACAGGACGAGCAGCGCGGCGGATCCCGCGATGGCGAAGGGGGTCTTGCGCAAAGTCACTCCTTGGAACCGGCCACCGCGGGGGTGGTCTTGGCGGCGGGCCGCCGCAGGAACAGGGGCAGGACGATCGCGACGTAGGCGACCCAGGCGATCGCCTGGAGGACGGTCGTTTGCTGGGAGTAGTTGAAGATGCCCTTGAGCAGCGCGCCGTACCACGAGGTTTCCGGGACGGCGGCGGACGCGTCGAAGGCGAGGGTGGTCAGCCCGGGCAGGAAGCCCGCCTCCTGCAGGTCGTGCAGGCCGTAGCCGAGGACACCGGCGGCGACGAACACCAGCAGGACGCCGGTGATCGTGAAGAACTTGCCGAGGTCGAAGCGGATGGCGCCGCGGTAGAGGGCGTAGGCGATGGCGACCGCGATGGCGATGCCGACGGCGAACCCGATCAGGGGCTGCGTGGTGCCGCCCTGCGCGGTCTGCACGGCCGCGTAGAAGAAGACCGCCGTCTCCAGCCCCTCCCGGCCGACGGCGAGGAACGACAGGAGCAGGACCGCGAGCGGGCCGACGGCGAGCGCGTCGTCCATCTTGCCGCGCAGCTCGGCGGCGATGCTCTTCGACGCCTTGCGCATCCAGAAGATCATCGCGGTGACGAACCCGACGGCGACGATCGACAGGCTGCCGCCGAGCAGCTCCTGCTGTTCGAACGACAGCTGGGCCGTGGTGTAGGTCAGGACCGCGCCGACGGCGACCGACAGCAGCACCGCGGCGGCGATCCCCGGCCACACCCAGCGCAGTGCGGCACGCCGGTCGGTCTTCACGAGGAACGCGACCAGGATGCTCACGACGAGGGCGGCCTCCAGGCCCTCACGGAGCCCGATGAGCAGGCTCGAGAACAACACGGGGCGCCTCCTTGAGCGGACGGGTCGGATTAGGTTTAGGTAAGGCTCACCTGAAAGTCCAGGTCGGTCCTCGCGAGTTGAACGCGGTAACCTCGCAAACCGGACATCGCCTTCGGTGTTTGTGCAGCTAGGAGCGGTGGGAACGGGTCGATAACGAAGTTGTGTGATCCGTCTCGTAGCGGGGCCGGATAACCTGTTCGGGTGGCAGAACCCACTCGGCCGGGGGAGGCGCGGATCCGGCGGTTTTCGCTGCGGTTGCTCGTCGGGGCGGCTGTGGCCGGCACCGGGCTCGTGCTCATCCTGACCATCGGCGTGACCCGTCCGGGCGAGGAGCCGGCGGTGTCCCCGCCCGCCGCCGCCGCGCGGACCGTGGAACCCCCGCCCGCCGCGACGGCCCCGCCGCCCGGCCGGGCGGCGCCGGAGGACCGGCCGCGGGAGTCGGACCTCGCGGCGCTCGACGCCTGGTCGAACGAGGTGGCCTCGGCGACGAAGCTGCCGGCCCGCCTGCTGGCCGGCTACGGCCGGGCGGAGATGTGGATGCGCGCCGAGTGGTCCGGCTGCCACCTGTCGTGGGCGACGCTGGCCGCGATCGGCCAGGCGGAGGCGGTCGGCACGGGGCCCCTGCCGGTGCCGGAGGAGATCTGGAAGCAGTGGGCGGCCCGCGCCGGCGGCGACGGCAA
Coding sequences within it:
- a CDS encoding helix-turn-helix transcriptional regulator, whose protein sequence is MTTAFGSALKDWRRRRRLSQLELALRAGTTQRHVSFMESGRSVPGRGMVVRVAESLQLPLRERNALLLTAGYAPTYPETDVTDPALRPVLDALEKLLEGHEPYPAIVVDRFGDLVAANKAADLLTEGAAPELLEPPVNVLRLALHPRGMARRIVNFDDWARHVLERPRQELAKAPHPRHEELLAELAGYLPGPPELDGEHLGFAVPLVLDTARGRMRLLTAITTFATAVDVTVSELRLETFLPADAATAEALAA
- a CDS encoding LLM class flavin-dependent oxidoreductase, with protein sequence MQIGLLLPTGQAQLQSGGSAANVVDIAVRAERLGFDSVWAGDSLSRARIEPLTLLTAVAQATDTIRLGTATLIPAYRHPAQAALTISSLDLVSGGRLVLGVGGGFPGRSEHEFDLVGVDPKTRFSHLDDTVTLWKQLWTGRPTSFSGKVLHYDWLPEVPRPVQPGGPPVWLAGITPAALRRAGRLYDGWLPYPPDPADYASGLATIREQGRDVTPALFATVHLGEGTAALEEYCQATYQASLDWVSKIQVMISGGPESVIAQLRRFADAGARHILLRVAALDPAAIDHQLAGLAEILSPLRRTLEPESP
- the mfd gene encoding transcription-repair coupling factor; translation: MSGLLSAVLPDPALRAVVERAGAPLLELDGATTTRQLVVAALAADAGAGRPVLAVTATGREAEELTAALASLLGEDAVADFPSWETLPHERLSPRADTVGRRLDVLHRLRTDRAPRVVVATVRSLIQPMAPGLGSLAPVELKVGEESEFEPLLERLVELAYTRVDMVEKRGEFAVRGGILDVFPPTADHPYRVEFWGDEVSEVRAFAVSDQRSLPGELTYVYAPPCRELLLTPDVKARAGELAEQYEADAQLAEMLTKLAGGIPVEGMEALIPVLCEGELELLTDAMPEGTHVVLADPEKIRARAADLVRTGQEFLEASWMSAAGGGQAPIDLGASAYRNLEEVAKHAGETGRPWWTLSQLTSEDADVIQVGIESSPSYRGDLERAVTDLRAHLAANGTAVLVVAGHGTASRAVEQLSAAGISATHAADGLHDRPAPGIVTVVCGGLAEGFVAPGLSLVVLTEADLTGRGATAGSATRDLGAKMPSRRRNAVDPLALRPGDYVVHDQHGIGRFVEMVQRTVGGATREYLVLEYASSKRGHPGDRLYVPSDQLDEVSRYVGGELPTLNKLGGSDWKNTKAKARKAVKEIAAELVQLYAARQASPGHPFGPDTPWQRELEDAFPFTETNDQLAAIDEVKADMERGVPMDRVICGDVGYGKTEIAVRAAFKAVQDGKQVAVLVPTTLLAQQHLNTFSQRMASFPVTIKGLSRFTDKAEAETTLAGLADGEVDIVIGTHRLLQTGIRYKDLGLVIVDEEQRFGVEHKEHIKALRTHVDVLTMSATPIPRTLEMSLAGIREMSTILTPPEDRHPILTYVGAYDDKQVGAAIRRELLRDGQVFYVHNRVSSIEKAAKRLRELVPEARVVTAHGQMNEEKLEKIIQGFWEREYDVLVCTTIVETGLDISNANTLIVERGDLLGLAQLHQLRGRVGRGRERGYAYFLYPPESPLTETAHDRLATIAQNTELGAGMAVAMKDLEIRGAGNILGAEQSGHIAGVGFDLYVRLVGEAVDVFRRSAGDAPAEEEELREVRVDLPIDAHIPHDYVPGERLRLEAYRKIAAAVDEDELRGVEEELVDRYGQPPAPVRRLLAVARFRHVCRAAGVTEVATQGNNIRFAPLELMDSQLVRLKRLYPKANYKATMRTVSLPKPTEGPAGGRMGAPPLRDDALLDWCTKLLINLTKKPAPVG
- a CDS encoding GNAT family N-acetyltransferase, which codes for MVTRNEEKSRYEIFVDDKLGGFAEYRERGDNVIFTHTEIDDAFSGQGLGSKLASAAIADAVERGKTIVPLCPFIAAYLRKHPEHDAHVRWPKGD
- a CDS encoding MazG family protein; this translates as MTVVLLPFPDAGIPPAAVPFLRGAHAVYASGIDSELADLLGAKPAPEDLAGETGPVVLFAADAADPAVAAMVRAGSRVIAQPAGAGLVEAAQVMDRLRSPGGCPWDAEQTHDSLRQYLVEETYELLEAIEEGDRAALREELGDVLLQVLFHARVAAEDDGDPFDIDVVASALVAKLVGRHPHIFSDAERVHTAAHQQVRWEELKQAEKQRESSVDGVALGQPAVALAGKLGQRTKRAGLPADLFPAGDSAAEQLFRLAAEARRNGIDPEGELRAVAKRFAADVRAAEKSARAAGLDPADLDARAWREHWPQQSSDSP
- the efeB gene encoding iron uptake transporter deferrochelatase/peroxidase subunit, whose protein sequence is MTQVSRRRLFGITGAGVVLAGAGAAAGAGIDHALSAPEASATTDIVPFHGEHQAGIVTPAQEHLHFAALDVTTKDRAKLISLLRKWTDAARRMTGGHEVVANGAVGGAGAAPPGDTGEALDLPAASLTLTIGFGPSLFDDRFGLAGKRPEALAELPAFPKDNLDPARSGGDLCIQACANDPQVAVHAVRNLVRIGFGTTEVRWSQLGFGRSASTSRTQVTPRNLFGFKDGTNNLKAEDTDALAQHVWVAPGDGPDWLAGGSYLVARRIRMHIETWDRTSLDEQEQVVGRTKGTGAPLGQAAEFDPVDLHVGGAGGRPLIPADAHIRLASAENLNGVRILRRGYNFVDGSDGLGHLEAGLFFLCFNRDPRTQFVPMQKALSAKDAMMEYIEHTGSALFAVPPGVNETGYWGETLFG
- the efeO gene encoding iron uptake system protein EfeO; this translates as MTLRKTPFAIAGSAALLVLSACSGGDQKTAADGGPITVEATDTGCAVSTTTANAGNLTFEVTNKGTKVTEFYLYAEGDRIMGEVENIAPGLTRKLTIEVPDAGTYQTACKPGMTGDGIRAAFTVTGGATRQADANTKLADATRSYSTYVASQSDALLTETRKFADAVKSGNVEDAKARYAPTRVYYERIEPVAEKFGDLDPAIDVREADLEEGQQFTGFHRLEKDLWSTGLQADSAQIADKLVADVTTLVAQAKAIQLSALDLANGAKGLLDEVATGKITGEEETFSHTDLWDFQANLDGSEAAIQALRPVLQERDPQLVSQVDTEFKNVQTLLDAERAGDGFKYYTELTQEQVRQFASAVDALSEPLSKVAEVVAQ
- the efeU gene encoding iron uptake transporter permease EfeU; this encodes MLFSSLLIGLREGLEAALVVSILVAFLVKTDRRAALRWVWPGIAAAVLLSVAVGAVLTYTTAQLSFEQQELLGGSLSIVAVGFVTAMIFWMRKASKSIAAELRGKMDDALAVGPLAVLLLSFLAVGREGLETAVFFYAAVQTAQGGTTQPLIGFAVGIAIAVAIAYALYRGAIRFDLGKFFTITGVLLVFVAAGVLGYGLHDLQEAGFLPGLTTLAFDASAAVPETSWYGALLKGIFNYSQQTTVLQAIAWVAYVAIVLPLFLRRPAAKTTPAVAGSKE